The genomic stretch ACAGTTCTTCAATTAATGATTtatgcatgttttaaaaaaatccacatgatttaaagaaaaataattataaatgtgCTTAAAAACCATCAAACATTCCGCTTTTTCAATCTAATTTCTGAAGTTGAGATACGACTTTAGTTAGCATCTTCTACCTCAAAACTTTTCAAGGAAGAAGATTTTGAAGTCCAGCTATCGTGATGTTGGATGAATGAGGACCTTTATCAACATTCCGCTGTGAAACTATCCCACCATAGAAACATATTAATCTACACAtaaacatggtggtggtagtattATGGTTACTTTGCAGCTTTAACATCTAGATAAAGTGAAGCTGTGAATTCTGCACCTGTATTTCCAGAGAGTTAGAATGTCCTACACTTTGTGACCTTACATCTGGTTCACTAAATGTTTGATgtaagtgattaaaaaaaatggcaaaatcagtCTTAAGATTTATGAGGCAATTACTTTTTATATTAGGTCAGACAagttttaatcacttttttttttagataaaacctttatttataaaaaactaCTCCTGTTATCCTAAGGGAAttataaaattcataaaatttcATTAACAGGTTATATAAATATGTGAAAGCATCAAGAAgatcatatatatattaaataaaatcaggacaatttgtttaaaaaaaactaattttactctatttttgtgtttttactgtcacgcactgacaaatagatctagaattttctggatatttatctgtatactgttttttttccttctaactATCTCATCAACATTGAATCCATAATGTTGAGAAGCTGAGTAACAAAGATAGAAAATGTAACATCTTTTTTGCCACGCACCACAAAGCATTTAGGGATTGAGCGGCTAAAACCTGCAGATTGAAATCCGTTGGCGACAAGCTACTTGTCGTTACTAGGTCTAGCTAAAGGCAATAATAGCAACGTTCATTTGCATAACAGTGAAGGGAAGCTAgtagaaaacaaagaaagtgattaaaaatatatatgttttaaattgaaGATTTCCTGCGTAAGAGAACCAGGAACTCGAGGCCTCAAGGACCACATTCCTGCACGTTATCCAACATACTTTGTTCTGGTATGttttaattggctggacacacctgaaccaggtattcagtcatgagtagggcttgaaTATCTGGAAGTTATGCAGATACTGCGGCCATATCCCTGATCTAAACGAACAGAAAATCCAGGCAAATTCCCTTCAAGTGTTTTCACTGACAAAGATAACCTATATTTGTAACTTCCATATCTCTTTGAAAAAGCAAATGTGCATTTCAGGAGCCTGGATGAACTGCTGTCCGTCCATAAAGGAGTTTTAGAAACTAAGATGTGGAAACTATTGAATCGCAAAGAAATGTCTTAAAGAACAGCTGCATGAACTCAACGTTCTCTCAAGAGAGTTTAGAGCTGGCAGCAGAAATTGTGAACTTTGTGCTTTATctctttcagcattttttcacTCTGGTCAATAACTGACGAGCCgaatgagctaaaaaaaaacatccatgagTCTGGATCAATTCACCTTTGATAGAAAACAAACCAGTACGTCACATGTTCTCTGTGAGGTTAAGTAAATTCTAATCAGATCTTTTAATAAGACAAAACGGTTAATACAATTAAAttctgtgagttttttttcttcttactgCATCTTTGGACAGCTTGACATCACCCGCGTCAGCAGCAGTCGTCTCCATGACGTCCAGAGCTCGTCCCAGATACCCTCGAGCCCAGAAGAGCGGCATACCCTTAAAGACGGCGTGAATGCCCTTTAAAAACTCCACTTTGCCTGCATGAGAAGGATTGAGGAGGATGAATGAGACAAGCACGTAATGAAAGACCACTGGACGAATCAGTCAAGACTGCAGGTGGAGGACAATAAATACACACCGAGAAGAGCATTTCCGAGAAGCTGAGCACTGAGGCCGACGGTACTGTGCTGCTTTAGGCCACAGAGGAGCAGAGAAGCTCCCAGAGATCTCTCCTCTGAGATCTGATCAGGCAAGAATGAGAGGTTTGATGGCATTGAGCAAACACTCATTAATGTGAGGCTGCTAATACAGGTAAAGAGGAGAGATATGAAAGGGGGATTGTGTGTCGTCACTCACAGAAAGTTGTGGTTTTGTAGACAGATAGTTGCTCAAAGCGTACAGAGAGAGGATCTGAGTGGAACGGAGGTCAAACGCCTCCTGAAGCATTATTTCTTCAACCACAGAACACGCACCTGTGCAGGtgaatgaaagaaataaattcaACTCTAGTTAAAGTTCATGCAGAAAAGTCATTTCTAATAAACGTATCtttcaaaaattgttttctttacagTCTAGTACTTACAGCAggcaaaaaaaactataaattatggttagggttaggttaggcccattaaactatttaatctggccctcCAACCTGGATTAAACTACATTGGTAAtacttattaatgttttatttggccTCTATTGTTGGTGTCCCCGCAGAGATAGTGTACTACGAAtacataaacatttgtttagatgcagaaagttattttgcattcatgcaTTCTCGGAAGATTTGCTGTATTTCTAAggttcatttgtgttttaagaGTCAGATTGTCCTTTTTTCGATccttccaacaccacataaatacacaatttctccaagtttacatttttccctgagagacatcaacccattggtgcacTTGGTACTAAAAGGAGAAgtaaattcacagttttaaagcaaaaaaccccaaactattctgttttaaatatgtatttttttcagtcaaaagaaacagtttttgtccagattccaggttattttttctcttatgaAGCAGATTACCAAAACCCTCGATGCATCTGCTCCAAACTGGGCTCtcctgtcaaattttagaaccctttgtggctccaggagtcaaaaagtttgcccacccttgctctaaaaaaatgtttttcctatgTTCAGTGAGTGATTTTACCCAAATATCTGACCTAAAAgtcttacttttaaaatctttgtcCTTAATAAATGAATCCAGGAGTAGGTTGAAGGTGAAGTCATTCGGAAATATTCCATACTGGACCTGCGCACGCAAacaaatgacaataaataaataaataactaaaatgataattaattctttttttttttaatcaaaaaccttaagaattaaaaaaaaatacaaagacaacagaaaacaatcccttcaaagtaaaagtttcaaattacaaatgacacatttaaaatgaattatagAGACAGAAAAACTAAACTGGATCCTACATTATGAACagtatgaaaacaaaaaaaaacagttcaagctGATCTGATGGTAAATAAAAATTGCCTTTAACTACGTGTTCAGCCAATAAAGACTAAATAACATTGTGCACATGTACCTTGTTTTTTAGTGTGTGCAGGGCTTTATCTTTTGCTCCATACTTCAGACACTGTCGGATCCAGCCGTGAATGGTCCAGTCTCGCAGGTACCAGCAGTTCGGGCTGTGACGAAACCttcagaaataaaagcaaaaatactcattaaaattaagctttattCAGCAAAGTTTGACCCACTGCTGTCAAAGATGAGCCAACATGAAATCAGGAGAGAAGAAAAGAATGATTTGAGAAATGTCTGCagctaaagcaaaaaaattagcacttttatttgaatgattAACAATTgagatgcaacatttttttaatattaaaaaaatatatatccacAAACTTCCCAAGCATCATGactatttaatttaatgagACATTCCTAAAAATCAGCACTACTTGAGGAACAtgctaaaagcagaaaatgcaaGAATGGGTGCAGATTCCAGAGGAAGGAGTAAACAGGAAAAGTCTGGAGTTGCCCtgaacgaagaaaaaaaaaaaagaacccatGTGACCCAACATAAACCAAAACAGACGAACCAAACACAGAACTCActccaagaaaaacaaacaagttggcacgataaagaaaaataaaagtacttttttaaaaaaaaaatataaaaacacataatgatgcagaagaagaaaactggtTTCTCATACTTGTAAAGGTAATACTCTGCTTGGTCAACTTCCTCTCGAGATGATATGTTGTCAACAAACTGTAACAGAAAACAGTTACTATTTtatattggaaaaaaagtgttaaaagtaCTTAAATGTAGAAACATCTTACCCGTGAGATAGTCAGCGAGCTGACAGGGAAGTTCCTGTCATACGTCCTATCCATCATGTTGGCCAGTACAGCTGCAGGTCAAAAACACACCATTTGATcctatttattttagaaatatttgtgGAGGACATcattcatttcaaaacaaattaaatgggATTATGAATCCATGTGTTAATTTGAACTCGTGACCACATGAGGATGCAGTGTCACCTGGTGGTAATTAGATGTAATTACAGTAGAATGAGATTGTGAACTGTTAGAACTACAACCTTTGTCACTAAAGTTGTGATAATATTAATGATTATTGAAAAGTTTGTATGAAACAAAAATTTCTAAAGCTATTATGGAAATTTAAAGTCTACTTTATTGAagctatttcttttttcttttttgcaagaCAATACAGAATCGTGtacactgtgtttttttattattattattatttatttattttacaatttatttagaAACTGCTGAGATTTATTAGTCATCCATTAAAACTTACCCagtagtaaataaaaatatttttaaggtattatatatattaaaaaaaagaaattactgatttttgtcatttcaaaaccGTTGTCAATTGAAGTTGACAGCATGGTGTCCACGTGACCCAAAATGCTCAGTATGGTagtgttatttttgtgaacactTTAGAAACCACGGCGTGGGTTATATGTTTATTACCCAGGTTCTGGGGCTCAGTCTCCCTCGCCTCCCATACTTTGGGGTCAGTGTACGCCGCAGAGAGCAGCCATCGTCTGGCTGTGAGGACAAAGAGTAAAAACAGGCAAGAAGCTTCAACACAGAGCATTGAATATTACAAACTCGAAGAGACACAACCGCCAAAATAAAGCAGCTTTTAGATGAACACATTGTTAGCATAGGAAGGAACTGATGACATTAGCTTCTCTCGCTTCAACTACAACTTTCGGCTAAAacgactaaaaagaaaaatcttttaaataggAAAGGATAGTTACATCATAACAAAgcatatgtcttaaaaaaaacaagtggaaTAAATTTACCTGAGAGAAATGGGGGCAAGCTTTTAAATTTGACAGACAAACATCGTTTGATCAAGGAGGCTGCCATCTTGGACGATACCATTACGTAGCTAGTACGGGGGGATGAGGTTATACCAAACCTTTGTACTAATTCatataaaataatcgtttttgtttaaaaaaaaataaataatgacacGTTCTGCCCTCATTTtttgctgttctttttttctaataaattatcttccttttttaattgaacctatttatttgtgcaacaaattatatatttataattaaattatgtatttatattcatattttagttacaaataaatgttcaaaaatgtgacCTTTAAATCTCTTACAATTAACCATgaagaaaaatctaattatggactaaaatgtgcaaaactgagttttttaattttcagattCCTGATGTACATGTAAATTACTGAGGCAGTTCTGATTATTATATTTGGGTGGTCGGAGAAACAGTAAATAATTTTTAAGGAATAATTCCACTATCCACTATCATGCcaatcaaaaaaaaagtaaaaaaaaactgttaaaacattACAGCAAAGACAccaatttaaattgtatttctttttagtaAACTTCTCCTTGAATATCCTGTATTTCTTCTTCATAATGCATCCTTTTACAGGAGGCTTGCACAAGTAAAGTTAAGTATAGAGTTTTCTTGGTNNNNNNNNNNNNNNNNaaaaaaaaaaaaaaaaaaaagtagtttaaaaaaaaaaaactttgaagagCGGCCCAGCAAGAGGTCAGCAGAGGACGCTCTTTAAACAAAGAGAGGACTTGCTGCGCAATAGCAGAGTGCTTTATTATTAGCCAAGTTCCTCAAAATCATGGGTAAATTCCTAATTTTATCAGAAATTATTTCTAGGAAATACATCATAATTGAAAAGCTGTGACTTTTACACTATCACAGTTCTGCTAATTTTGATGCAAATACCggtaaaaacttttgttttttgacatttttaacctttatttctGTTAGAAAGTCAGAGTTTTCCCTCTGCATCAACTGATCTAAAGTCAACGTGCAGTTGTTATTTTAAGCTCCTTGGCTGTGAGGAAAAGGAGGTGATGGTTCGAAACTGGGGTGGGACAGTTTcatcacacaaaacacaaagcttGATCTCTTTTTTTGGAAGGAGAATCAAgagatgtaaacaaaacaaccatctttatttgcttcattttatttcCTATAAACGTCATTTTTCTTTGGATATTCCCATTCTTTATCTGGTTGTTGGTGAGGTTTACAGAaaatccatcagaaaaaaaccttaaagctCTTCTCTGTACTgctgccatttaaaaaaaagaaaaaggtttgtgCTTGTGGTTCGGTAAACCAAAGAATTCAGAAGTATTTGTTTTCAATACCTgtctcttcttccttttttatgcaCTTTGCATGTGACTTTGTGCACGTAGGTGAGTAGAAATACATGTGacacaaaaacagcattgtgtGAAGACAATAGTATTGGGGAACATCTCCAAGAGATTTGAGTCAGGCACAAACCCACAACCTGCCAGAAGAACCATGAAGTCCCCCACCAACACAGCCTGAAATAGGAGTTGGATATTGATtcagcagaaaactgcttttatatgaactttaaagaccaacttcaatcatcttttgatctattttcaaaatgtttccagtggttttttaattaggcttttagccaaaaatcaatTCTAAAGAGCAGCAGTCATTCATTGGAAACGTGTCTCTGAATTGACCCAGAAAGACATGGACCCCTttcccgtcacccataactgagagtgCTTTGTTTACAGGCCCTCcgactagcttacagcccctcacaaccccaacccaaGCAATACTGGAGCCATCCAACTGTGCAATTTAGAGTCAGATGCCAGcacagacgaggaaaactaagatgtacatggatctagtcgtctgcaagtggatgtatcagaatggagtggagcagggagcttctgCATTATTGCCAGTCTTCtccaaacagaattttttttattttgattcacaataatttgaataaatgatgttCCGAAATTCAATTTTGACCTTAGTTTTACTAACGTATAtgctccatcatcagaaaaataccagaaaaaaGATCATGTTAACGCAatttttgttggagtgggtctcttAAATTAAGAGACCCAAAGCGTTTCTGATCTACCACTGGCATCACTACAGAGTGGGCTCTCAGGGCTGACACACAAGTCTCTAAAGTGTCAAgagaaatttcaaaataatcctTGAAGTTTTTTAGCAACTGAATTAAGAGTGCGTGCTCTGCTCCTGCACGGCTGTTTCTCAGTGCACAAAGTAAAGTCTATTAGATGTGGTTGGACttataaagaaaaatctctGACTTGCTCAACATGCTGTCTTCAGTTGAATTCAACCATTTCAGAATGAATTGGAAGGAAAGAAAGTGAATGCATAAAGATAAAGATCTTAAAAGTGAAAACGGATTTTCTCTAGTGTGGAAAAAAGTAGTCTTTACAAGAAATGTCATTAATGGCCAGTGGTGAATCATCTTGTTGTTAGCAGCAGCTATCGTTGTCTTCTAAGAAACCATGAGGTGCTGCAGTAACTGGAGTAGACTCTTAAACATCAAGGCAGGCTCCGTAATCTAGATCAAACCTTGATCATAGAAAATGGCAGCAAATGTTAAAAGAGGCCATAAATAACCAGAAAGTATctctttaaataagtttttttttgcctaatcaaattattcatttctgtgtttctgtttcatatttaaattttaaaaaagctctgCAGTcagtaaaaaaagttgtttttacaaaatgcCAAAGTTAGTGagggttttacatttttaaaaaataggccTATTTACATTTCTATTAGTAAATCTGTAAGTGTATCTATTGCAAATACAGTAAAACCTAatcaaaacactttaattttccCTATGTTTTAACCTTTTCAAATCCATCATAagcttttacattaaaaagagGAATGCAGATTGATTTTAGGTTAATTATTTCCTGGATCGTGCAGTTAAacgcattttaaaaatacatggaAACAGTTTAATTGTCATCATATGTTAGGAACTGTAAAGAGAAGGATAATCGACATGTCTATAGCTAAGATTCTTTCcctaaaataataacatttaaactaCAAATATTAGAAATAGAGAAGTGATAACAAggtaaaatctaattttagatttaaaaatatcaaatacacttaaaaacagtttttttacgTAAAACAGTTGAattaatttatctaaaaaattgagataaaatgaagctgtaaaaaaaaaacaaaaaaaaaaaaacgctgatcTTCAATAAGTGTGACAAGTAACTATTAACTACATATTTTGCAATCGTGTAAATCTCACTACATCAAAGAGttagaaaaatcaatttttaaaattatatttaaatataaatcatgatacaatatgtgacttagcaaaaatattgttcaggacaaaaaaagcaccttatttagcCATTGTCTCAAATTTAATCTACACAATTTTAACACAGTGGACCTGTattataaatacaaatttagcatttttcaatacagcaagtagtcagttgaaaaaaaaaagaataacaatgCATGAGCTAATCACAACCATTTTCCCgccaaagtgtttttgagatatcatggaggcagccattttgaaatcagcaataaaaactcttctactgcccctagtgggaTGATAATGCACTGCAGGACAGAAAACCTCGACTAAGTCATATAGAAAGGGGTTTCACGGAACATTTTGATAATGCTAAAGAGAATCGCGTTTATCAAATATGATAGAAATGGTTATACAGGGTTAATGTTAAAAGTcataactttttgtttgttatattGTCTGGAGAGCACCCAGACGTTTTGCTGTGTCACAAGCTCCTTGTGAAGGaaagacaataaaatgattctgatcattttcacaaaaacatcagGGACACCTCTGTTC from Oryzias melastigma strain HK-1 linkage group LG9, ASM292280v2, whole genome shotgun sequence encodes the following:
- the mrps27 gene encoding 28S ribosomal protein S27, mitochondrial — translated: MVSSKMAASLIKRCLSVKFKSLPPFLSARRWLLSAAYTDPKVWEARETEPQNLAVLANMMDRTYDRNFPVSSLTISRFVDNISSREEVDQAEYYLYKFRHSPNCWYLRDWTIHGWIRQCLKYGAKDKALHTLKNKVQYGIFPNDFTFNLLLDSFIKDKDFKSACSVVEEIMLQEAFDLRSTQILSLYALSNYLSTKPQLSISEERSLGASLLLCGLKQHSTVGLSAQLLGNALLGKVEFLKGIHAVFKGMPLFWARGYLGRALDVMETTAADAGDVKLSKDALDFVNVLLQELSSHTGSSGEQLEGTDKKEEEEVDEDDLAEKAKLPIYVSRFEELMNQLESQGKIEPSSFKALATTVSEQQLADAEKPELEEYLSQVQSWEAERRQLIQREKEMRLKAEQEKQERLAAGAAAQQA